In Edaphobacter dinghuensis, one genomic interval encodes:
- a CDS encoding ATP-binding protein — protein MTDNNPGIIELHIPSRLGYEKIAMNTAASTARMMGFTDERVEDLKTAVAEACINAMEHGNKFDESLSVGVILSMNDDSLEVKVVDTGAGTQGHGTAPDIDRKMHEEEKARGMGMFLIQALVDEAEWVSSPPTGSYARMVIRLHHTHD, from the coding sequence ATGACAGACAACAATCCGGGCATCATCGAACTTCACATTCCGTCGCGGCTGGGCTACGAAAAGATAGCCATGAATACCGCCGCGAGCACGGCCCGGATGATGGGCTTTACCGACGAGCGCGTTGAAGACCTGAAGACCGCTGTGGCCGAGGCCTGCATCAATGCGATGGAGCATGGAAATAAATTTGACGAGTCTCTCAGCGTCGGGGTCATCCTGTCGATGAACGACGACTCGCTCGAGGTCAAGGTGGTCGACACAGGCGCAGGCACGCAGGGCCATGGAACCGCCCCCGACATCGACAGGAAGATGCATGAGGAAGAGAAGGCGCGCGGCATGGGCATGTTTTTGATTCAGGCCCTGGTCGACGAGGCGGAGTGGGTCAGTTCGCCGCCGACCGGAAGCTATGCGCGCATGGTCATCCGTCTTCATCACACACACGACTAG
- a CDS encoding PP2C family protein-serine/threonine phosphatase — protein MEFAETLLAQQQVVRLQALLEASRQIHSTIKLDEVLRIVLEIVVRELELAGAFFTAFEQTYGDVPSNLKESFSANEVTSVMAGDPWLRFPLCDKQKNRFADLVVLLPEGRTLDLDEIDFLEALSMQASVAIENARFHERTIEWQRIESDLASARLVQQSLLPQEMPRVPGYTLAARSVTCYEVGGDYLDIVAMPSGDIAIVVGDVAGKGLTSALVGMSFRSAFRAMLQADLSLVEIATRMNLLHYNEGAESRRRYVTAFLLRLSPGNNMIEMVNAGHNPAFLIMEDHRPHKIAASGTPIGMLPFSTYESEKYALVGGARLLVYTDGMTEVFRGEEEFGEARLFQAFRNCKALTSEATLASLWSTLEQFSEGQEQSDDMTALVLSKNPHYGDCQ, from the coding sequence ATGGAGTTCGCTGAAACACTTTTGGCGCAACAGCAGGTCGTTCGCCTGCAAGCGCTACTCGAGGCAAGCCGCCAGATCCACTCGACCATCAAGCTGGACGAGGTGTTGCGCATTGTGCTCGAGATCGTCGTGCGCGAGCTGGAGCTGGCCGGGGCGTTCTTTACGGCGTTCGAGCAGACTTATGGCGATGTTCCGTCCAATCTGAAAGAGTCTTTCAGCGCAAACGAAGTTACCTCCGTAATGGCTGGCGATCCGTGGCTGCGGTTCCCGCTCTGCGATAAACAGAAGAACCGTTTCGCAGACCTTGTAGTTCTGCTGCCTGAAGGCCGCACGCTCGATCTGGACGAGATCGACTTTCTTGAGGCGCTTTCGATGCAGGCCTCAGTGGCCATCGAAAATGCGCGGTTCCATGAGCGCACCATCGAGTGGCAGCGCATCGAGAGCGACCTTGCATCGGCGCGGCTGGTGCAGCAGAGCCTGCTTCCGCAAGAGATGCCGCGGGTTCCCGGCTATACGCTGGCGGCGCGCTCCGTCACCTGCTACGAGGTCGGCGGCGACTATCTCGATATCGTCGCGATGCCCTCGGGCGACATCGCTATTGTGGTGGGGGACGTTGCGGGCAAAGGGCTGACATCTGCCCTGGTCGGCATGTCGTTCCGTTCGGCGTTTCGGGCCATGTTGCAGGCCGACCTTTCGCTGGTCGAGATTGCGACTCGGATGAACCTGCTGCACTACAACGAAGGCGCGGAGTCTCGCCGCCGCTATGTCACGGCTTTTCTGCTTCGGCTTAGCCCCGGCAATAACATGATCGAGATGGTCAATGCGGGGCACAATCCGGCGTTTTTGATCATGGAAGACCACAGGCCGCACAAGATCGCGGCGTCGGGGACACCGATCGGAATGCTTCCCTTCTCCACCTACGAGTCCGAAAAATATGCGCTGGTCGGAGGGGCGAGGCTGCTAGTCTACACAGACGGAATGACCGAGGTCTTTCGCGGCGAAGAGGAGTTTGGCGAGGCTCGCCTTTTTCAGGCTTTTCGCAATTGCAAAGCGCTCACCTCGGAGGCAACGCTGGCTTCGTTGTGGAGCACCCTGGAGCAGTTCTCCGAGGGGCAGGAGCAATCCGATGACATGACCGCACTTGTACTGTCGAAAAATCCTCATTACGGAGATTGCCAATGA
- a CDS encoding PP2C family protein-serine/threonine phosphatase: MHRFWLCLLLLLSSGGQLVAAQSSAVGMQVTLGNAAVELSGPWKFHTGDNMAWAQPDFDDSGWTEMDLTPPPGTADATLGSSGYIPGWTDRGFAGYSGYAWYRLTINVEGADDPLALKMPDNADDAYQVYVDGDLIGTFGKFTSHGVTAYSTLPRAFRLPRELRSGRMTIAIRMWMDSATPFNSPDAGGLHEPPVLGRASAIAAQIRLDWDDVAHGVGTGFLEMLILLLALIVAMSLFWLDRTEAAYLWLGLVSLITLIGNAIVLLVNFTALIGQSPSVILIDDVLTPVRIGLWVIFWGYWFRIAPIGRLHREVWGLVFLLAAGTALLRPPLYGQVVPVDAATYLVPFLLVVKLALAALLFWVTYQGIRRHEAEGWLALPAVLLAAISQYQHELRLIHIPTAFSLFGFQISLGTVSTMISLLLVTVMLSRRFLHSQRRQEQWRLEIKQAQHVQQVLIPENPPIIAGLSIESEYRPAREVGGDFFQIIPGEHDGSVLIVVGDVTGKGLQAGMLVALIVGAIRSTVQHSSDPLTILNSLNAELCEREHASATCLVLRITADGMVTLANAGHLPPYLNGEGMPMEGALPLGMMADTEFPVMYFRLKADDTLMLMSDGIAEAQNEHGLLFGFERIDHMLSHPITAAELAAAAQDFGQEDDILVLRIERSSEPKTVSHVEPVMAET; the protein is encoded by the coding sequence ATGCATCGCTTCTGGCTATGCCTCTTGTTGTTGCTGTCATCGGGCGGCCAGCTTGTCGCGGCACAAAGCAGCGCTGTTGGCATGCAGGTCACGCTGGGCAATGCAGCGGTAGAGCTCTCCGGCCCGTGGAAGTTTCACACCGGAGATAACATGGCCTGGGCCCAGCCGGATTTCGATGACTCCGGCTGGACCGAGATGGATCTGACGCCGCCGCCCGGCACGGCGGACGCCACCCTGGGTAGCAGCGGATACATCCCCGGCTGGACCGATCGCGGCTTTGCGGGCTACTCCGGCTACGCATGGTATCGGCTGACTATTAATGTCGAGGGAGCCGACGATCCCTTGGCGCTCAAGATGCCCGACAATGCCGATGACGCCTACCAGGTATACGTCGACGGTGACCTGATCGGGACCTTCGGCAAGTTCACATCCCATGGCGTCACAGCCTATAGCACGCTCCCGCGCGCCTTTCGTCTTCCGCGCGAGCTTCGCAGCGGCCGCATGACGATTGCGATCCGCATGTGGATGGATAGCGCCACTCCCTTCAACAGCCCGGACGCGGGCGGCCTGCACGAGCCTCCCGTGTTGGGGCGCGCCTCGGCGATTGCGGCGCAGATTCGCCTGGATTGGGACGACGTCGCCCACGGCGTAGGCACCGGCTTTCTCGAGATGCTGATCCTCCTGCTGGCCTTGATCGTGGCCATGAGCCTCTTCTGGCTCGACCGCACCGAGGCAGCCTATCTCTGGCTGGGATTGGTCTCACTGATCACTCTGATCGGCAACGCCATCGTCCTGCTCGTCAACTTCACCGCCCTGATCGGCCAATCCCCTAGTGTCATTCTGATCGACGATGTTCTGACGCCTGTGCGTATCGGCCTGTGGGTCATCTTCTGGGGCTACTGGTTTCGTATCGCCCCCATCGGCAGGCTGCATCGAGAGGTGTGGGGGTTGGTGTTTCTGCTGGCAGCAGGAACTGCATTGCTGCGCCCGCCGCTCTATGGCCAGGTCGTTCCAGTCGATGCGGCAACATATCTGGTGCCGTTCCTTCTTGTGGTGAAATTGGCTCTTGCGGCCCTGTTGTTCTGGGTGACGTATCAGGGCATTCGCAGGCACGAGGCCGAGGGATGGCTGGCGCTACCCGCCGTGCTGCTGGCCGCGATCTCGCAGTACCAGCACGAGCTGCGTCTGATCCACATCCCCACCGCGTTCTCTCTCTTCGGCTTCCAGATCTCGCTCGGCACCGTCTCCACCATGATTTCTCTGCTGCTGGTCACGGTGATGCTGTCGCGGCGCTTTCTGCACTCCCAGCGCAGGCAGGAGCAATGGCGGCTCGAGATCAAGCAGGCGCAGCATGTGCAGCAGGTACTGATCCCCGAGAACCCTCCGATCATCGCCGGGTTAAGCATCGAGAGCGAGTACCGTCCGGCGCGCGAGGTCGGCGGCGACTTCTTCCAGATCATCCCCGGCGAGCACGACGGCAGCGTGCTGATCGTCGTGGGCGACGTAACCGGCAAAGGCTTGCAGGCAGGGATGCTGGTGGCGCTGATCGTCGGCGCAATCCGTTCTACCGTGCAGCACAGCTCCGACCCGTTGACCATTCTGAACTCTCTCAATGCAGAGCTGTGCGAGCGCGAGCACGCCAGCGCGACCTGCCTCGTGTTGCGAATCACAGCCGACGGCATGGTGACGCTGGCCAACGCAGGCCACCTGCCGCCCTACCTCAATGGAGAGGGGATGCCGATGGAAGGCGCGCTTCCGCTGGGCATGATGGCCGACACTGAATTTCCCGTGATGTACTTCCGTTTGAAGGCCGACGACACGTTGATGCTGATGTCAGACGGAATCGCAGAGGCGCAGAACGAGCATGGGCTTCTCTTCGGATTCGAGCGCATCGACCACATGTTGAGCCATCCCATCACCGCTGCAGAACTGGCTGCCGCCGCACAGGACTTCGGGCAGGAGGACGACATTCTGGTGTTGAGGATCGAGCGCAGCAGCGAGCCGAAGACGGTCTCGCATGTAGAGCCGGTCATGGCCGAGACCTGA
- a CDS encoding STAS domain-containing protein — MQEKSTQVKLDEVQCGAGAPITVLRFAGDITSASQAAVLGTYETLGQDARRILLDFSKVEYLNSSGIALVIQLMIAASKHGQTIKTFGLTPHFQKVFTMVGITKYTSLYSDEQTACAAFTA, encoded by the coding sequence ATGCAGGAAAAAAGCACGCAGGTGAAACTGGACGAGGTGCAGTGCGGAGCAGGCGCTCCCATCACGGTGCTCCGCTTTGCAGGCGACATTACCAGCGCCTCGCAGGCCGCGGTGCTGGGAACATACGAGACGCTGGGGCAAGATGCACGGCGCATCCTGCTCGACTTCTCAAAGGTTGAGTATCTGAACTCGAGCGGCATCGCTCTCGTCATTCAATTAATGATTGCGGCCAGCAAGCATGGTCAAACCATCAAGACCTTCGGTCTCACGCCGCACTTTCAGAAGGTCTTTACCATGGTGGGCATCACAAAATACACCAGCCTTTATTCGGACGAGCAGACGGCGTGTGCTGCGTTTACGGCGTGA